In Sulfitobacter sp. LCG007, the sequence GGCATTCTTCGAGAACGCGGGAGGCTCGTACCCCTGCCGGCAGGTTGTCGACAGGCTCACGCGGTTTTACACCGAGCGCAAGGTTCAGCCATATGCCCCCTACGCGGCAAGCCGCATCGCAGGCGAAGAGATGGACGAGGCGCGCCGCCGCCTGTCCGCGCTGCTGGGGGTCGGAACCGACGAGCTGAGCTTTGGTCCCTCGACGACCCAGAACACCTATGTGCTGGCGCAGGCTTTCGCGGAACTGCTCGCGCCCGGCGAGGCCATCGTGGTCACGAACCAGGACCACGAGGCCAATTCGGGCCCTTGGCGGCGGCTTGAGGCGCGCGGCGTGCAGATCAGGGAGTGGTGCATCGACCCGGTGACCGGTCATCTCGATCCCGACGATCTGGAAGACCTGCTGGACGAAAGGGTGCGGCTGGTCTGCTTCCCGCATTGCTCGAACGTGGTGGGCGAGATCAATCCGGTGTCCGAGATCACGGCGCTGGCCCATGCCGCCGGCGCCTTCACCTGCGTCGACGGCGTCTCCTATGCTCCGCATGGCTTTCCCGATGTCGGTGCGCTCGGCTGCGACATCTATCTCTTTTCCGCCTACAAGACCTACGGGCCGCATCAGGGTCTGATGGTCGTGCGCCGAACGCTGGCAGAACTGTTGCCGAACCAGGGCCACTCGTTCAACGGAGAGACCCTCTACAAGCGCTTCACGCCCGCCGGACCGGATCACGCGCAGATCGCGGCCTGCGCGGGGATGGCGGATTACGTCGAGACGCTGCATGCCCACCACGGCGTGCCCGGCGAGGCGCCCGCCGAAAAGGCCGCCGCTGTCCACGATCTGATGCGCGCGCAGGAGGTCAGGCTGCTGCAGCCGCTGCTCGATGTCCTTGCGGGGCGCAATGACGTCCGGCTCATCGGGCCGTCGGACGCGGCACGCCGTGCGCCGACCGTGGCCGTCGCGCTGGATCGCCCCGCCGAAACCGTGGCCGCCGAGCTCGCAGACCATGGCATCATGGCGGGGGGCGGGGATTTCTATGCGCAGCGTCCGCTCGCCGCGATGGGCGTGGATCCCGCGCAGGGCGTGCTGCGTCTGAGCTTTACCCACTACACCTCTGCGGACGAGGTCGACCGGCTGATCGCCGCTCTCGACGCCGTGGTCTGAGGGCAGGCCGGGCGACCTGCGCCACTGCGCCGCCGAACGGTTCGCATGGGGCAATCGCCTTTGCCGTGCTTGATCGGCGCATCGCGCCGGATCAATCCGCTGGGTCAGGCGCACTTGATGTTGCCCGTCGCGCCCTATGTCCAATCGGCAGTTTCGGGATGGCGGGGGCCCGCCTGCCTCGAGTGAACGCGACCAGTGCCGGAGGCCTTCTTGACCGCACCTGCCATTGTCTGGTTCCGCCGCGACCTGCGTCTTTCCGACCATCGCGCGCTCGATGCAGCCTGTCGCCGTGGGGGTCCGGTTATCCCGGTCTTCATCCGCGACGACACCGTCACATCCCTCGGGATCGCGCCCCAGTGGCGGCTCGGTCTTGGCCTGGCTCATTTCGCCGAAAGCCTGAGCGAAAGGAACAGCAGGCTGATCCTGCGCAGCGGCGACGCCACCGAGGTGCTGCGCGACCTGATCGCCGAGACCGGCGCGACGGCAGTCTACTGGTCCCGGCTTTACGATCCGGCGTCGATCGCGCGCGATACCGCCGTCAAGGACGCGCTGAAGGAGGACGGTATCGAAGCCGAATCCTTCGACGGGCACCTGATGTTCGAACCCTGGACCGTCGAGACGGGGCAGGGCGGATATTACAAGGTCTACACGCCCTTCTGGCGCGCCGTGAAGGACCGGGAGGTTGCGACGCCCCTCCGGACTCCTCCGAAGTTTCCCGCGCCGGACTCGTGGCCTTGCGCCGAGACTCTTGAGGACTGGCGGCTCGGCAAGGGGATGCGGCGCGGCGCCGATGTCGTGCGACCCTACGTGCGCCTCGGAGAGCAGGCCGCGCAAGGCCGGCTCGGGGCCTTCATGGCGCACGCGATCGAGGATTACACGGACGCACGCGACCGCCCGGCCGAAGACGGCACATCCGGCCTGTCAGAGAACCTGTCGCTGGGCGAGATCAGCCCGGCGCAGTGCTGGCACGCGGGGATCCGCGCCCGCGAGGAGGGCAAGAAGGGGGCTGAGACCTGGTTGAAGGAACTGGTCTGGCGCGAATTCGCCTATCACCTCATGTATCACACGCCCCATATCCTCGATGCGAACTGGCGGCCCGAGTGGAAGAGCTTTCCCTGGCGCGATGATCGGCGCCTCAAGGAGGTAAGGGCCTGGGAGCGGGGGCGCACGGGTATAGAATTCGTCGATGCCGCCATGCGCGAGCTCTATGTCACCGGGCGCATGCACAACCGTGCCCGGATGATCGTCGCCAGCTATCTCTGCAAGCATCTGATGGTGCACTGGCGGGTGGGTCAGGCGTGGTTCGACAACCATCTGATCGACTGGGACCCCGCGTCGAACGCGCTCGGCTGGCAGTGGACGGCCGGGTCCGGGCCCGACGCCTCTCCCTACTTCCGGGTCTTCAATCCCGACACCCAGCGCGAGAAGTTCGATCCCCGGGGCGCCTATCTGGATCGCTGGATCGCGGAGGGACGCGAGGCGCCGTCAGATACCGCGCTCAGCTACTTCGACGCGATACCCGAAGGCTGGGGCCTTTCGCCGGAAGACAGCTATCCCGAGCCTGTCGTCGGTCTGGGCGAAGGGCGCAGCGCCGCACTCGAAGCATATGAAAACAGAAACTTTTGAAACCGTTGATCGACCTGCGCCGTATCACTAGCATTAACCATGGGGACAGGCGCCGATGGTGCCGGAAGTGAAGGTGGGTTGAGGATGATCCTGACGAGTACGGAGGGCCAGAGCGGCCTTCCAAGATATTTCGCGCGCGTGTTTGCGGCTGTATCGGAGATGGCGCGCGGGCAGGTGGATTTCCTGCTGCGGGACGGACGGCGGTTTCGGGCGCGAGGTCGTGCGCCGGGACCTGTCGCGGTGGTCGAGGTGCTGGACGATGACCTCTTCGCGCGCCTGATCCGCGAGGGCTATCTCGGCTTTGCGGACGCCTATCTGGACGGCTGGTGGAGCACGCCGGACCTTCAGGCGTTCATGGACCTGATCCATGCGGACAACGACGAACTCTACGACGGATTCTCCGGCATGGCGCTGGCACGCGGCTACGAGCGGCTGCGGTTCTGGCTCAAGGGCAACAGCCGAGGCCAGGCGCGGCGCAACATCCGCCATCACTACGATCTGGGGAACGCGTTCTACGGGCTCTGGCTCGACGATACGATGACCTATTCCTCGGCCCTTTTCGAGACGGGTCAGGAAAGTCTCGAGGCTGCACAGACCGCGAAATACGCGCAGATGGTCGACCAGATCGGCGCGCAGCCCGGCGATCATATCCTCGAGATCGGCTGCGGCTGGGGCGGCTTCGCGGAATATGCCGCCCGCGAGCGCGGGCTGAAGGTGACGGGGCTTACGCTCAGCGAGGAACAGTACAATTACGCCACTCAGCGCATCGCGCGGGCCGGTCTGTCGGATCTTGTCACCTTCCGGCTGGAGGATTACCGCGACGTCCGTGGCAGCTTCGACGGGATCGCCTCCATCGAGATGTTCGAGGCGGTCGGCGAACGCTACTGGCCGGTGTATTTCCGGACCGTATCGGAGCGGCTCAAGCCCGGGCGGGCGGCGACCTTGCAGATCATCACTGTCCGGCATGACCGGTGGGAGATCTATCGCAAGGGCGTGGATTTCATCCAGAAGCACATCTTCCCGGGCGGCATGCTGCCAAGCCCGGTGGTGCTGCGCGACCAGATACGCTCGGCTGGACTGGCGGTGGAGCGTTCGGTGGAATTCGGGCAGAGCTATGCGATCACGCTCAAGCGCTGGCATGAAAGCTTCAACGACCGATGGGACCGTATCAGCGCGCTGGGTTTCGATGACCGGTTCCGGCGGATGTGGAACATGTACCTCACATCCTGCGCAGCGGGCTTCGAGAGCGGATCGTCCGACGTGACTCAGATCACGGTGCGCAAGCCGGCCTGACATACCTGATTGAAGTCCGGGTGCATCCAGTCTCGCCGCTGGTCGGTCGATGAACGCTCGGAGCGCGGGGATGGACCTGCACGGTGTCCCCGCGCCCTGACGTCGCTGGATTTACGCGGGACCCCGTCTGCCGCGGCTGTATGGCGTTCCTCCGCCGGGATCGTTCCGTCGGATGCGGGGTCCGGATACTAGGCCGCCCGGGAGGGTGCACTGCGATCGGCGGGCGGGTTGGCGGCTTGCGCTACGAGGAACCGTGCGACGGTCTGAGACAGGCGCGCCTCGAGGTCCGAGAGGTTCTCGGTCAGATCGAGGTTGCCGTGCGCGAGGGTCGAGTTGGCCTGCGCGAGATTGTCGAGCGTCGCGATGGCGGCGCAGATCCTTTCGACGCCCTGCGCCTGCTCGGTCCCCACAGAAAGGACCTCCTCGATCACCTCGGCGATCGCTTCGAGCTTCTCGCGGATCTCATTGATGAAGTCGCCCGTCTCACGCACGTTCTGTCCACCCTCGCCGATGCTGTTGACGCTTTCGAGGATAAGCGTGCCGATCCTGTTGGAGGCGTCTGCGCAGCGGATGGCGAGGCCGCGCACTTCTGAGGCTACGACCGAAAAGCCCTTGCCGGCCTCGCCCGCACGCGCCGCTTCGATCGAGGCATTGACGGCAAGGAGATTGGTCTGGAAGGCGATCTCGTCGATGGTCGAGATGATCTTCTCCATTTCGGACGCCGCGGACTCGATCCGACCCATCGTTTCCGTCGCCGCGCCCGCCGCTTGCTGGCATTCCCGGCTCTTGCTTTCAAGCAAGAGCATCAGCTGCCGGCAGCGCCCGAGATTTTCGGCGTTTCCGGTGATGCTGGTCGAAAGCTGGCTTGTCGCGGATGCGCTTTGCCCCGCCGTTCGCGCCTGATCCTCCGAGCGCCCCGTGAGCTCGGTCGAACTGCCGCGGAGTGCCTGCGTGGCCGAACGCACCTGTCCGACTTCCTGCGCGATGCCTTCGAACGCGGACTGCAGGCGGTCGAGCGAGGTGTTGGTCGCGGCGCTTATCTCGGCGAACATGCCAAGGTAGGTATCGGGCATGCGTTCGTCGAGCCGGCCGTCGGCGACGGCCGCCATGATCCGGCCGAAGTCGGTC encodes:
- a CDS encoding aminotransferase class V-fold PLP-dependent enzyme, which produces MMLDTEFVRSQFPAFSVPALEGQAFFENAGGSYPCRQVVDRLTRFYTERKVQPYAPYAASRIAGEEMDEARRRLSALLGVGTDELSFGPSTTQNTYVLAQAFAELLAPGEAIVVTNQDHEANSGPWRRLEARGVQIREWCIDPVTGHLDPDDLEDLLDERVRLVCFPHCSNVVGEINPVSEITALAHAAGAFTCVDGVSYAPHGFPDVGALGCDIYLFSAYKTYGPHQGLMVVRRTLAELLPNQGHSFNGETLYKRFTPAGPDHAQIAACAGMADYVETLHAHHGVPGEAPAEKAAAVHDLMRAQEVRLLQPLLDVLAGRNDVRLIGPSDAARRAPTVAVALDRPAETVAAELADHGIMAGGGDFYAQRPLAAMGVDPAQGVLRLSFTHYTSADEVDRLIAALDAVV
- a CDS encoding deoxyribodipyrimidine photo-lyase, whose protein sequence is MTAPAIVWFRRDLRLSDHRALDAACRRGGPVIPVFIRDDTVTSLGIAPQWRLGLGLAHFAESLSERNSRLILRSGDATEVLRDLIAETGATAVYWSRLYDPASIARDTAVKDALKEDGIEAESFDGHLMFEPWTVETGQGGYYKVYTPFWRAVKDREVATPLRTPPKFPAPDSWPCAETLEDWRLGKGMRRGADVVRPYVRLGEQAAQGRLGAFMAHAIEDYTDARDRPAEDGTSGLSENLSLGEISPAQCWHAGIRAREEGKKGAETWLKELVWREFAYHLMYHTPHILDANWRPEWKSFPWRDDRRLKEVRAWERGRTGIEFVDAAMRELYVTGRMHNRARMIVASYLCKHLMVHWRVGQAWFDNHLIDWDPASNALGWQWTAGSGPDASPYFRVFNPDTQREKFDPRGAYLDRWIAEGREAPSDTALSYFDAIPEGWGLSPEDSYPEPVVGLGEGRSAALEAYENRNF
- a CDS encoding class I SAM-dependent methyltransferase is translated as MILTSTEGQSGLPRYFARVFAAVSEMARGQVDFLLRDGRRFRARGRAPGPVAVVEVLDDDLFARLIREGYLGFADAYLDGWWSTPDLQAFMDLIHADNDELYDGFSGMALARGYERLRFWLKGNSRGQARRNIRHHYDLGNAFYGLWLDDTMTYSSALFETGQESLEAAQTAKYAQMVDQIGAQPGDHILEIGCGWGGFAEYAARERGLKVTGLTLSEEQYNYATQRIARAGLSDLVTFRLEDYRDVRGSFDGIASIEMFEAVGERYWPVYFRTVSERLKPGRAATLQIITVRHDRWEIYRKGVDFIQKHIFPGGMLPSPVVLRDQIRSAGLAVERSVEFGQSYAITLKRWHESFNDRWDRISALGFDDRFRRMWNMYLTSCAAGFESGSSDVTQITVRKPA